One Pseudomonadota bacterium DNA window includes the following coding sequences:
- a CDS encoding CHASE domain-containing protein, whose translation MMQDKNTPDLSGHIFTRTSGSFSTFHFLGFMGRWGAWIVLSAALLITFNAWHFARGEVTKRAQARFDFRVKTIETGIYERLQAYEFLLRGGSGLFATSDEVTREDWRTYVTKLQINQYYPGIQGVGFSKRILPSEMAAHLRQIRGEGFPQYTIEPAGQRPEYTTIIYLEPFDWRNQRAFGYDMFSEPTRREAMIKARDTGVAALSGKVTLVQETIKDMQAGFLIYLAIYHKGVLLETQEQRRKALTGYVYSPFRMNDFMKGILVEKEGYVNLQIFDGDTPLKENLLYRSDTVEKSHYYHKGHHFATNQFLEYAGHRWLLSFVSSKHFEENIETGSMNYILLLGITISLLLFGMVLSLTKSRSQAIALADTTLDLEKANLGLRNEIMERKRAEKEKEKLISDLQENLQKVKLLSGLLPICAHCKKIRDDKGYWNQIESYIRDHSGAEFSHGICPECERKYFQDIDVYDDK comes from the coding sequence ATGATGCAGGATAAGAATACACCGGACCTGTCTGGTCACATTTTTACTCGGACGTCCGGTTCCTTTTCGACTTTTCACTTTCTTGGCTTTATGGGCAGATGGGGCGCCTGGATTGTTCTGTCGGCGGCTTTACTGATCACTTTCAATGCTTGGCATTTCGCCAGGGGGGAAGTGACCAAAAGGGCTCAAGCGCGTTTTGATTTTCGGGTCAAGACAATAGAAACAGGCATTTACGAGCGCCTCCAGGCCTATGAATTTTTGCTTCGAGGAGGGAGCGGGCTTTTTGCGACTTCAGACGAAGTTACTCGGGAGGATTGGCGGACCTATGTAACGAAGTTGCAAATTAATCAATATTATCCGGGAATTCAAGGGGTTGGCTTTTCCAAACGAATTCTTCCTTCTGAAATGGCGGCTCACCTTCGTCAGATTCGCGGCGAGGGTTTCCCTCAATACACGATCGAACCTGCTGGACAGCGACCGGAATACACCACGATCATCTACTTGGAACCCTTTGATTGGCGAAATCAGCGGGCTTTTGGCTATGACATGTTCTCCGAACCCACCCGTAGAGAAGCCATGATCAAGGCTCGTGACACCGGAGTAGCGGCCTTGAGCGGCAAGGTTACTCTGGTCCAGGAAACGATTAAGGACATGCAGGCGGGATTTCTCATTTACCTGGCGATTTACCACAAAGGAGTACTGCTCGAAACCCAGGAACAGAGACGTAAGGCTTTAACAGGATATGTTTACAGCCCTTTTCGGATGAATGATTTCATGAAGGGTATTCTGGTCGAAAAGGAGGGGTACGTTAACCTTCAGATTTTTGATGGTGATACGCCGCTTAAAGAAAACCTGCTATATCGCAGCGATACCGTGGAAAAATCTCACTACTACCATAAAGGTCACCATTTTGCCACTAACCAATTCCTGGAATATGCCGGCCATCGTTGGCTGTTATCTTTCGTTTCCTCAAAACATTTTGAAGAAAACATCGAAACTGGCTCCATGAACTACATCTTATTGCTTGGCATCACCATCAGCCTGCTGTTATTTGGCATGGTCTTGTCTTTGACCAAGTCGCGCAGTCAGGCCATCGCTCTGGCTGATACAACATTGGACCTGGAAAAGGCGAATCTGGGGTTAAGAAATGAAATCATGGAGCGCAAGAGGGCGGAAAAAGAAAAAGAAAAATTGATTTCAGACCTTCAGGAGAACCTGCAAAAGGTAAAGCTATTAAGCGGGTTGCTCCCTATCTGTGCTCACTGTAAAAAAATAAGAGATGATAAAGGTTATTGGAATCAGATCGAATCCTACATCAGAGATCATTCCGGCGCTGAATTTTCTCATGGTATTTGCCCGGAATGTGAGAGAAAGTATTTTCAGGATATTGATGTTTATGATGACAAATAA